The Carassius auratus strain Wakin chromosome 30, ASM336829v1, whole genome shotgun sequence region GTGTTTTCGCGCTCAGCTTTTTGAGTCTGACATTCCTCCAGCTCCAGTGGAATTCGGTTCGACAACACAGCGAGAGCAGATCACAGAGAAACTATGTGCGCAGAGTGCGTGCTCCTCATCCTGTCACATCGCATGTCGCTCTTCTGGAGGGTCTAACAAAGGTTTTAGGAAGAGAAGGGCTTTGGTGAGAATCCCTTCGCGGTAGGAGGTTATTTCatggtttttaaaatgattaaaatcagTTTGAAGGACGTCTGAATACTATTGGTTTAAGGAGTTAAAGTgtcttttttaatatgtttatgcCATATACTTTttgatactgtattttttttttacagaacaacaaAGCATGCTCATCCTCATTCAGTTATAAAGGATGTTGTGTTTGTGAGCAGAGGGATTTTGTACTGAGAACAAGTGATTTTTGAAGTCCTTTTCTGAGTGGaggttatttattgttgtataggAGAAGTCTGGTTTATAATGAAAACATCAGCGTAAGTTGTGGAAGTGTCTTCTTATGCCACATGTCTTAATGTACTGGAAAGTCATTTGCTTAAtgagcttttttgttttgttttccagttaaTAAAGTAACATGTTACATTTCAATGCAAACAAAATTGTGGTAGGCCTATATTATTGGTACTTTAATATACTTTctataaccaaaaaaaaatatttttatatttatactggaaaacaacaaaacacttgttAAGAAATTCAGATTTcatgatttttgtgttttttttctgaatttgcaTTGAGGAATGTGTGTAGCATTTTGTTCTCTAAGTAGCTTTTTTTTTCACCCTAGGAGGTTGAACCCATGTTCAGTACAGAACGTTAAATATCTGATTGTGAAACCGTGAGAGGGAACTGGTGTTGTAATCTCTAAGATATTCAGGCAGTCTGGCATGGAGGCTCTTTGTTTGGGAATGGACATAGCAGGCTGTAACTGGGTGTTGTCAGATGTGTCTGTGGTCCACAGTTAATGCACTAATGAAATAGTTTTCATGGGAAAGAGCAGCTTGTGTTTTTCCGGTGACAGTTTGCTGTCTTGGAGCCACCTGACTGTCACTTCATGTGAAGTTATGCTAATGAATAAGTGTTTCCACTCAGCAACTAACACATGACTCATAGCTCGTTACAATATTTTGACACTGGTTACAACACCGGTCTAATTTTATCACTTTTCTGCATTTACAGGCATTCAGGTCTCATGGAAAACAGTGGCGTTTATGTAAAGGTAGGCTACCATTTGAGAATTGTAATATACATCTTGACAGATTTTAGGGTGACATTGTGACATTATTAAGCGgaaatttatttaaatggaaaCTTTCAGTTTTTGGTTTATGGCTTTCAGtcatatatatcatttttatgaaGGGATAGTACACACAAAAGGGAcatttctgccatcatttacatTCCAAAccattcccattgacttccattgtatttttttcatacgGTAGAATTTAAAGAGAATTGAAACTGTTTAGTTATCAACATTCTACAAAATACCTCCTTTTGCATTCTGCAGATGAAAGGAggtcacaggtttggaatgacatgcaagtgaataaacaaatgacaaacttttcatttttagatgaattaTCCCTTCAACATTAGGTTGAGTACTGGCAATTAAAGCTAAAAATTGCTGCATTATGAAGGTTATTTTGTTTTGCTGGTGACACAAAGTGTTGGTCACAAAGGAATTTGAGAGCTTCGCTATTAAACTCTAATTGAATTAGGATGGGTGACACAAAAGGGCTTGGACTGCTGCCCATTACTTCAGAATGGCCGAGGACAAACAGGGTTACTGTAGGCAACCAACGGTGCCAAATGTTGCTGTTTATTTTAGAGCAACTGAATACAGGCTCGcatttaattagaaatgtttcacaTTATACCACTGATAGTTGTTGTAGCATCTAGAACAAAGGCAGTATTTTCACCATTACTGTCGTTTATCTTTCTGCACAATAGTTACTTAACATGCAGGACGTTTTCCAATCATTTAAGTCGAACTTTATCAGTTTTATTGCTCCAGAAGAACATATAAATAGATTGGATAATGGGGCCAGTTGTTGCTTGTGAGACTCTACACAATGCTGTTAGCATATATTACTGCAGTGATATATATTGGTCTATTAAGAACTCTAAACACAGTGATGTTACCTTAACAGCTGAGAACCGCAATCTGAGTCATTCGTTTCAAAGGAAGGTCCTCATGATTTCTTTGTTCTTATGGTTTCTCATCAttgctttattttctttagttttctaaAGAGACATGCCAACTGAATTCCCCATCAGACAAACTGAAGCAAGAGTTGGAACAAGAGTTGAAATTAAGCAGCTGTAACTTATCAAGTCATGGCTGGTACCATGGTCGCATACCTTGGGAGGTgagtttgtaaatatttgtatgtactctttttggaaaataaaggttccaaaaagaTTTTTTTCCTAACAATGccattgaagaaccatttttggttccctcAAAATAATCTTTTAGTTACCAGTTCTTAGAAGAACCACATTTTATCTTTCGGTGAAGAACTTTTTAGTATTCTAAAGAAACCTTTTTAATCGTAAAAATGTTTGCAGAATGGAAAGCTTCCATAGATGTTAAAGGTTGTTCATGGAACGATAGATAACCATTATTTTAAGAGAGTAATATTTAACATCCTCACATatttacatgttcttgttttgACTATTGTTTTCCCATCTTAAAATACAGGTTTCTGAGTCTCTTTTGCAACGGGATGGGGATTTTCTGGTCCGTGACTCCCTCACTAGCCTTGGAGACTATGTCTTAACCTGCTGCTGGAACCAGAaagctcttcatttcctcatccACAAGGTTCTGCTCAGATCTTATAAGACATATACTCATGTACAGTACTTTCTGGAGGAGGAAACGTTTGATTCTCTGCCAGCACTGGTCCAGTCCTGTGTTGGAAATAAAAGGCCTCTGACAAAGCAGAGTGGTGCCTACATATACTCACCAGTTAACAGGACACTTCCACTCAGATACCTAGAAACCATGTTTGGGCTTCCAGGTGTGGAAAACAGCCCAGTGAACTCACCAACCAGACAGAAGGGAAGGCAAAAGAAGAGGGAAAGCATAACTGTGACAGAGGCTTTGGGAATTGAGCTGATAAGACCACAGAGGTGAGTTCCATGATAGAAGTTGTTCAGAAAATCAGTCATTGATATCAAAAGTGGACTGTGTCGTTTCTGATACTTAAGCGTcgacaaacaaaaataatgactgcagTTGGTCAGTCAAACCCATAGCCACATCCCATTGGTTGAGCCATTGGTGTTGTTGTGCTGGTCAGGGTGCTTAAACAAACGATGTTTGATAGCGACACAGTTCCTTTGTCAGTAAAGACaaagatttttaaataactgCTGTTCACTTGaaaattttattcatcaaagatgcCTAAAGAAATGTATCACAgattccacaaaaacattaatcagCAATGGAGTACCAATACTTACTGATAataaatgagcatattagaatcagcattttaaaattattaaaagataatattcCACAGTATTACtatgtttattgtatttttttaaataagtgctgCCTCTGTGAGCAGAAGTggcttctgtcaaaaacattaaaactttttttttcataattctcaTCCTGTAAATGATTAGGTTTTGGTTTAATAATTGATTGTCCTGTCCTGTATCCCACAGTGATGTTGTGATGAGTTTTGAAGGTACCATAGAGCAGTGTGTTGCAGTGTCATCCTCCCCAATAAAAATGAGCACATGTAAGATTCATTTCCCATCAAATCAAGTAAAACCAGAAAGTATGAGAATAGCATTGTGACTGTGCATCTGCTTATGTCTCCAGTAGCCAGGCGGCGACAAAGCCCCTCTGAAAACAGGAAGTTTGTGATAGTTCCTTCATCACCTGTTCTCCAGAAGTCCAGTGAAATACGGCTTTGTTCATCTCCCCCTGAAAACACTCTCATATATCTGGAGCCAACAGAACATCTTCTGTCCTCCATAACACATTCCCATCAAAACAGCAGAGTAGCAAACCATGCCAAAAATCACCTAGCAATTTCTCAAGATGACCTTGTGGCAACAAATTATTCCATTGTAAGACATGAAATGCAGACTTTGGATCGCAGAGAGGAGTATGATGAGGATTATTTAGTGCCTTTCACCATGGACACAGTTTCCTGTTTCAAACCTATTGTGTACCAATCACCATTGATGCCCCCAGAAAATAAACCTTTGGAGACCACAATACTGAAAAAAGTGAAGCATGTCCTGTTTGAAGTTGATATAAAGACAATGGCATTACATATCACCAAAGTTGACTGCATGGTAAGTTTGATTGCATTAATGTTTTGTGATTAGATTacttttcattcattcaaatacCTGACATTTATAAGGCCTGCACAGTTAATCATAATGTTTCAGAGTGAAAATGTATACACAACCAGcttataattcagtttttattctttttcttcaatactaaaatatttttttatttttaaaggtgaaATATTGAAATGGTAATATTTCtcaatttgtttattattgttattatagtcATATTGATAAATGATCACAAAAATACTTGATcttctgaacatttaaatatgttcttttttcaattacattatgaatgacaaataaaacatttgtgcATTTGAATAACATGATTACTCATCTTCACTCTGCAGGTTGCTCGAATTCTGGATACATCTGATGACATGATGAAAGGGATGGGGGTGAGTTCAGGACTGGAGCTGCTTACCCTCCCACATGGACATCATCTCCGTCAAGATCTGCTTGAAAGGTTGGTGATCCCCACTTcgttcaattaattatttttgtgagATGGCAACCTGTACATTAAATGACACCAAATAACTCTTTTTTTTGCCCCTCAGGTTCCACACAATGTCCATAATGCTGGCTGTTCAGCTGCTGGGCTGCACAGGAAGTGCTGATGAAAGAGCCACCCTGCTGCACAGAGCCATCTGCCTGGCCTCTGAACTCAAGAGCAGTTTGGGCAATTTGTTTGGCTTTGCCACAGTTATGAAATGCCTTGAGTTACCACAGGTTAGGAAGACTGATGAAAACATTTCTCTTGAACTATgaggaaaacattttattaagtagtcttttaaatgaataaaataaatgtttccagaaaatattttttcataagaATACATAGAAAAAATGATAATAGTAAATGTTCTAAAGAATCaatcttctcttttttttagaTTGCTCGCTTGGATGAGACATGGGCAGTTTTACGTCAGAAGTACACCGAAAGTGCTGTTCTTTATGAGAAAACCCTTAGACCCTCAATGAGGATGATGAATGACGGAGAAGGTATTCATTCACACAAAGTTGCTTTAAAGATTCTGTTGGCTTACCATTTCAAGTGACAACTTCAAACTCTCTTTCAGAGATAAGTAGACCCATAGACACAACTTTTCCCCATATGCTCCCTCTGCTGTCTCTTCTTGAAAGAAATAGTGTGGCTCTTGAGGAGTCATGGGAAAGTGCAGACACCGGAGTGGCCATGGTCTTGAGCCATCTGGATGCTGCACGTACGATCGCATGCAATGGGAGGATTTTCAGTACAAATGCAGAGAATAAACTGCAGGGTAATGGCTTCATTACGTAAACAGTTTCTAATGGGTACAGAATTTTTGTACTATTTAATATATCTGCACTTACATAAAGACAACAAATGGTTGCATTTATTAAACCCTGTCCAGTTTAAAGTCAAGGTataaaaataatcagaaaattTGCATGCTATAAATGAAATGTCATTTGAGTTCGCTGGGTGTCATTTGAGTAACACCCAGTGAACGTTATGCTTTAGGTGAGGTATATATAATGTTACTTATTTCCAAATTTTTCTTTCGCAGGATTTCAGGAGGAAGCAGATGTTTGGGAGGTCTTCCTCACAGAGTTTCAGATGCGTCTCCTGTGGGGAAGCCGTGGAGTGGAAAGAAATAAAGATGAACGTTATTCAAAGTTTGATGAAGTGCTAACAGCTCTATCCAACAGGCTTGAGCTTTCAGACTCAGCAAAATGACAGAATGGATGACTCACATGCTATTTTCAGAAGATCCACTatgttttatcaatttatttagttatgttgatttttctttattttttgttcataggTTTATAAAGGGGATAAATTACTGCCACTGTATATAAACTCATCATTTCTTGCAATTTTAACTTATTTGATTTTCAGTGTTATTATTTACATAGTGTATATAAAATTCATAGCCAAAGTTATATTTTCAAGACAAAATAACCTTAACTTTGCTAATATCGTTAACTTTGAACTTTGAACTATGTGTTTGATTGCTCTGTTATTGGTtcttaaaatcaataataatcagATAATGGGTAATATTTACTCGTTGGTACAGTTTTTGGAGATTTGAAGTCTATATATTATTTCATACTTAcacatcatttaaaaattatgatttattctttgtttttcttcCATTTGTGTAGTGGTGTATGTTTCCaagtaaaaaatgtttgtttatctgATTTATTGTCAAACATTTACTGATTTGTAATTATAGTGCATGTACTTTGATACCAGTCGCCACATCATATTCATGTGAATCTTGGGTGAAGTGAATCTCTTAATGTCTAATTGATTTAAACATTATTGATTCAGAATCATTTTCTCTCGTCATGGCCTATATAGACAGCCCTAGTTCTTGTgtaagaactttcatttttatCGTGCTGATCATAATCACAGGACACTTTTTTCTCTCGTTCATGCCGGTTCGTAATGATTGTAGTCATGCTCTGATATGGGGAAAGGTTACTTATATACTGGAAATATGTTTACCACTTGATTTCCCACTTAGGCTATACAAAGAATATAGTCTAACCTaatatcttttttattaaaacttgctAAATAATTCTGCAAAGAGGTGCAAATACAGTTTGTAAATGCATATTTCGTttgtaaattatgatttttatgacaaaaatcatggCTGCATATTAAAAAAAGGTATTGGAGCACGTAATGTTACAATTAATACCGTTAAGAAacttatttgaaaagaaaaacaaaaggtttcattttatttttgggcCACGGACATACGCAACTACGTCACAACGTAAAAGATTCAGTGAATCGCCCTACTGCTCGAACCGctcgaaagaaccgattcgcggGAATGTGTGAGATCAGTTTGTTGCCCTCTAGTGTCTTGTGGAGCTGTAACAGTTGTGCTTCCTCCAGCCACATCATCTTGGAGCGGTGCTCCGAGGGTATAGCTACAATGATACTTATActtcttttaatttattgtacGTCCTTAGGTACCGCTTTTGAGATGAAGTCTATTTTTTGTTCAATATCTGACAGCTGCTACTGTGACTACAAACCAGACATAAAAGGTAAGGTGTGTGGGATATGAACAGCTGTCAACAGCTAGCATTAGCTTCTCTATTAACTTACTCAGTGGGGCTTACAGCTTCTCCAGATGAAACCAAAGGATTTATTTCAAGATAAACATGTAACACTCAATTTCTTTATACCACATACGCCagatttaatttaaccattaatgGTAGATGACAGCTGACCATACTGTAAAACGAAATGCTGCATAGTTCACAGTATATGTCTGCAGCTTTGTACGTTTATACAGAAAACTTTTTGActagaataaatgttaaaatgcatttgcgATATATTCTTTCTGATGTTGGCTCCATTATATGACTTATCATTACTTAtgtttataaatactttttaatctcATACTTAAGTGCACATAATTATATACAAATCAATTTAGCTGGgcaaattatacatattttagagtaaaatacattttatcataACAATAAATGCATCAGTGATTAATTATTGATAATATTGACAATATTAATAGAAATCATCCCAAACTTGCCTGTGTTTTCGCAGGTTTAGAGTGGGACCTTTATAAAAACCTTTATGGTCAACATGTGGCCCAGGATATTGTCTCGGAAGCAGTGGTGAATTTTTTACAGGATGAAAACCCTGACAGACCACTAGTGCTGTCTTTCCACGGAGCATCTGGGACTGGAAAAAGTCTGGTCAGCTCTATGATAGGACGACACATCTACGGAACAGCGATGGGCAGTCCATACATCCATCAGTTTATTCCCACCTTACACTTCCCCTCGGCTGACAGGGTGCAGCAGTACagggtatgtgtgtgtttattgataTTTACACCAGTTAACACTTTAATGTTTAGTTCCTGGATCCATACAGTTCTTTAGATATTGTTCATTAACTTGTTCTTGTTTTGCGCTCAGTCAGATCTAAAACGCTGGGTCGAGGGAAACCTCACAGCTTGTGCTCGCTCAATCTTCATCTTCGATGAGATGGAGAAAATGCCTCCTGGGGTGATCGATGTTTTAGAACAACATTTAGGCCCCTTTCATGTTCTGTTCCAGACAAACTACCGTAAagccatttatatatttatcaggTAAATCAAtcgaatattattttaaatgcgtATATGGGACAGGCTTCCGTCCTTCAGTGCAATATAACATTTCAAAgcaaataattttatgtattaaagtgatagttcaccaaaaaaatactCTCATCCTGTCCATTATATCAATCCAAGCCCTTATTATTTTGGTTAATCTTTGACTTTTACTTGAATGAAACgtgagagatttctgtccctccattgaaagtctgGGTTGGATCCAAAAAGTCATATATGCTTCGTAAAATGAATCCATTTGAACAGTGGCTTTGTTTGAAACTAATCAATTCATATGAATTAGTTTTTTCCGTTGCCTTTATGACCTTTTTGGATTAAGTTTTGGTTACTTGGACTTTCAAAATTCtcaggtttcataaaaaaaaatattttaattgatgtTTTTATAGATTAACCGGAGTCTTGTAAGTTCGGAAAAAcaagaggatgagtaaatgataaagGAATTTTCATGTTTGGATGAACTTTGCCATATCCCTTTAccggttttctttttttctcagtacTGTAGGGCAGGAGGTAATTAACAGAGTAGTGCTGGAGAGCCGCCAGGCAGGTAGAGATCGAGAGGACATTCTCCCGAAAGAGCTGGAGGACAGTGTTGCTGATGCGGTGTACAACAACAAGAACAGTGCGTGTCATAGATCTTCATTTTAATCGTGTTAATTGTAGCTGCTAATCTTAGTGCTTTATATGTTGCACAATTTTCCTCTGTTAAGTCAATCTAATCTGTGGGTGAACTTTGTTTCCCAGGTGGGTTCTACCACTCCAGAGTAATTACAGAAAAGCTTATCACACGTTTTGTGCCTTTCCTCCCCTTGCTGCGGCGCCACGTGGAGCGCTGTGCCCAGCGGGAGCTCTGTCAGCGTGGGGAGTGTCAGCGGGCAGATGTGGCATCAGCGGTAGGGGGCGCCATGACTTACACACCAAATGACAGCCAATACTTCTCCAGCACTGGCTGCAAATTGGTCTCGGCTAAAGTTAACTTTTTCCTTTGAGGGTCCAAGTGAAATCCCTTTAGGATCTTAACAGCAACTCCGAGCACAGAGCCTCTGATGATGGAGCTACAGAATAGAGTCACCTGTATTTGGGGACACTCTCTTATTTGTATGTTTCATCCATATGGATGAGGTCTGTTGAAGATTGAGCAGAATTTGATAATTTAGCTCTGGTTTTACCATTTTTAATCCAGCATGTTGCTAGTTAATTAAAGGACAGATTCAGAGAGCTGTGTGACCAGTGAAACAGCCTACGACACACAGTTTCAGTGTGCAGTTAACTAAAAATCAAGTGCTCTCAGAGTTTCATCATGGGATATTCATTTTACTATGGAACTAAGTGCTGTATTTCTTATGCTGACCACAGGGTGGCAGCAGTGCCTACTTGAAGTTTTTTTTGTCCCACAAtaccattgtattttttttatcatattaaatttgtaaataatgtataatagctttcttttagtatttaaatagttAACCGGATTAATCTGAAAGTATTTGTACaaagataataataatgtctGAAAGTCAGAGTTCGCACAAACTGAATTCTTGTCATCATTTGAAGAGTTCAAGATGCGAAAGTGCTGttagatattttattctaaaattagcatttttatcaggctcctatataaCCCTTCAATAATTGCACTTTAATGAAATTATTAGGTACATTATTATgatatgtgtttgtttatatgtatgaatatatatatgtatgcataaaGTTTGGAACAATAGGGAGAAAGTGAACGattacttaattttcatttttgagtgaacattacaaaaatacagtCAATGAAAATTTATATGGTACCACAtcaaaattaagaaatgttttatgcatatttttttttcttatttctttttatCTGAGATGCCATATTGTCTAATTTGATTGATCTGAGGCAAATTACCAGCtttgaaatattactttttttctttgtcttcctTCCTTCATAAAACTCACTGAAGGATTAGAGCCAATATTCAGTTCCCTTATTTAATTGAAAACACTAAAGGGAAAATGAAAGCTACTTTATGCATGAACTGTCCTGATATAAATAGAAATGGAATCTAAGCATATCCAATTTCAGTGTTCTTCATTGTTGTTTACATTGTACAGTTATTCTGCACATTCATTTAGAATAGTATGCAGTGTAAAGGAAATAATGATATACTTTTCTATTCTTTGATCAGTCATATCTGTCTTTAtgaacagtttgttttgttttgtctttcttttttatttaatttgaatcatGTAGAGTAATGCAAAAGTTAAATGCAGGTACAATACACAACAATAAAATCAAGTTTAATCTGTCAACTTTTCAGATCTTTCAACAGTTTGCTCTTCTAAATCCTCAAGATCTTTTTTCCCACATCATGTTTTGAATGTCATGGGTGTTTCTCTTATGTCCCACCCTACATATGACCGTTCCAAGTCTCTTACTGTGGGAACACAAAACTGTTGATCGTGGACAGAATGACACAAAGCCCCCCCACTCCCTCTGACAGCCCGTCTTCCTCCACTTACCAAAGGATATTAAATGTTTCTCAGCAGGAAACGCTAGCAGGTGTTAGTTGGTCTGTTGCCGGTTTGGCGAGAAGGACACCATGACTGTGAGCTGGACATGAAACCCTTTGAGACCATGTTGAATTTGAGTGGATAAGCTCTTAAAGCTGTCCCTATCGTTTCACCTGCGTACAAAGCACTAATACCCACTTTGATGACTTCATCTGTCCCATCCAGTATACCAAGAGGAAGTGTAGGCCCTCACCTTGGGTGGTGTCAAAGGAAGGATTTTCAACTGTTACAAAAAGCAACAGACTGACCCATCTCCCTCCCCCAAACCTCTGCTCTTAGTTGACCCCAGTGCTCCCGTTCACACGCTCTCCAAAGCGCCTGCCCTCGCCTGGCCACTGGCCCCTTCATTCGGACACCTCTCCATTCTGTCCTAAATCAGGTCTAAAAAGGCACAACATCACCCCCCCTCCGCCAGTCCCCTCTGTCCCTGCTACAATACCCCCAACCCCCCTCAACATCTGTGAGCACCCCTCTGTCTCCTCATTTTCTCCCTAACCACCCCATTATTGGCGGTCTTTCACTTGTAAATGTGGCCAGCCACAGTGCTGATGAGGCTTTCATCTGCACGGCCCGGGTCAGGCTGGAGTTAGCCGCCGGCCGAGGGGTGGGACGGAGGATGCGGTGGGCCTTGTGTGGCCCAGAGATGAAAAACAATCAGCACACTGAGTGAAGTCCTTTTGAGGTGCATTCAGCTGAGACGCTTGGCTAAACCAACTTTTGCCTCTTTCTGGATGTGCATCGCTTATTTGATTGCGTTTTGTGGGGTTGTGCTTTAGAGACTATAttgtcattattaataatatgcttGTTAATTAAACAGTGTTTTAATATTAGAAAGTCGCATcctaaaaacaaatgttttggctCAACAACCATGAGAATTAAATGCAATAGTTTGCATCAGTCTTTTGGAGTTACAACAGCATCTCattcaatttaaattcaaaaaAGTTTTAACCAACGAAGATCATTTGTGTTGAAAAATTTGTTCCAACTAATTGAGTGGTGGTTCTAAAACCAATTAATCTTATCTATTTCAGTTAAAgcacatgcttaatgtaatttatttaacatgTCAATTTAATTAACATGTAAGATATTTAGCAacaaataaacacttttaaacaTATCAAACATAacaatttattaatgtaaaacatacacatataataagttaatttcaacatttaatttccttATTGAGTCCTATCCACAAAGCATCGCAGCTAACAAAATTgttatttaagaatattttatttaatgttattttagtatcattgagataacatttttatattttcagtttcatttcatttaaagaattagcaattttgttgtatgtttttgtcatttttaatagtttagatttttttcattaatagatatccttttttttttacatttaattattttagatgtagtcaagttaaactaaattataatgtgaaatgatgaaataaaaaaaaagtctttttataatttattttatttcaggtatttatttatttcagacaaATTCAATCAGAGTTATTATGCTTGCACGCTTTATTTAAGGTGTTTTGGACTGCTGAACAGAAGCATCCGCCCAACTACAATGAAAGCGCTTAGAAGAGCCAGGAccattttaatataactccgattggatttttctgaaagaagaaagtcatatacacctaggataaAACAAaggctaatttaaatttttgggtgaactaacattAATcctttaatgtataaaaaaaattcaatgaatGTCCatgaacaatgaataaataaattgtatgtgCTAACATTCTGTTACATGCAAACAACATCAGAAATGTATTAAAGACATGATAACTTTTAACAAAC contains the following coding sequences:
- the sh2d3cb gene encoding SH2 domain containing 3Cb isoform X1 — protein: MTHSSLQYFDTGYNTGLILSLFCIYRHSGLMENSGVYVKFSKETCQLNSPSDKLKQELEQELKLSSCNLSSHGWYHGRIPWEVSESLLQRDGDFLVRDSLTSLGDYVLTCCWNQKALHFLIHKVLLRSYKTYTHVQYFLEEETFDSLPALVQSCVGNKRPLTKQSGAYIYSPVNRTLPLRYLETMFGLPGVENSPVNSPTRQKGRQKKRESITVTEALGIELIRPQSDVVMSFEGTIEQCVAVSSSPIKMSTLARRRQSPSENRKFVIVPSSPVLQKSSEIRLCSSPPENTLIYLEPTEHLLSSITHSHQNSRVANHAKNHLAISQDDLVATNYSIVRHEMQTLDRREEYDEDYLVPFTMDTVSCFKPIVYQSPLMPPENKPLETTILKKVKHVLFEVDIKTMALHITKVDCMVARILDTSDDMMKGMGVSSGLELLTLPHGHHLRQDLLERFHTMSIMLAVQLLGCTGSADERATLLHRAICLASELKSSLGNLFGFATVMKCLELPQIARLDETWAVLRQKYTESAVLYEKTLRPSMRMMNDGEEISRPIDTTFPHMLPLLSLLERNSVALEESWESADTGVAMVLSHLDAARTIACNGRIFSTNAENKLQGFQEEADVWEVFLTEFQMRLLWGSRGVERNKDERYSKFDEVLTALSNRLELSDSAK
- the sh2d3cb gene encoding SH2 domain containing 3Cb isoform X3, producing MCAEHSGLMENSGVYVKFSKETCQLNSPSDKLKQELEQELKLSSCNLSSHGWYHGRIPWEVSESLLQRDGDFLVRDSLTSLGDYVLTCCWNQKALHFLIHKVLLRSYKTYTHVQYFLEEETFDSLPALVQSCVGNKRPLTKQSGAYIYSPVNRTLPLRYLETMFGLPGVENSPVNSPTRQKGRQKKRESITVTEALGIELIRPQSDVVMSFEGTIEQCVAVSSSPIKMSTLARRRQSPSENRKFVIVPSSPVLQKSSEIRLCSSPPENTLIYLEPTEHLLSSITHSHQNSRVANHAKNHLAISQDDLVATNYSIVRHEMQTLDRREEYDEDYLVPFTMDTVSCFKPIVYQSPLMPPENKPLETTILKKVKHVLFEVDIKTMALHITKVDCMVARILDTSDDMMKGMGVSSGLELLTLPHGHHLRQDLLERFHTMSIMLAVQLLGCTGSADERATLLHRAICLASELKSSLGNLFGFATVMKCLELPQIARLDETWAVLRQKYTESAVLYEKTLRPSMRMMNDGEEISRPIDTTFPHMLPLLSLLERNSVALEESWESADTGVAMVLSHLDAARTIACNGRIFSTNAENKLQGFQEEADVWEVFLTEFQMRLLWGSRGVERNKDERYSKFDEVLTALSNRLELSDSAK
- the sh2d3cb gene encoding SH2 domain containing 3Cb isoform X2, with product MTHSSLQYFDTGYNTGLILSLFCIYRHSGLMENSGVYVKFSKETCQLNSPSDKLKQELEQELKLSSCNLSSHGWYHGRIPWEVSESLLQRDGDFLVRDSLTSLGDYVLTCCWNQKALHFLIHKVLLRSYKTYTHVQYFLEEETFDSLPALVQSCVGNKRPLTKQSGAYIYSPVNRTLPLRYLETMFGLPGVENSPVNSPTRQKGRQKKRESITVTEALGIELIRPQSDVVMSFEGTIEQCVAVSSSPIKMSTSRRRQSPSENRKFVIVPSSPVLQKSSEIRLCSSPPENTLIYLEPTEHLLSSITHSHQNSRVANHAKNHLAISQDDLVATNYSIVRHEMQTLDRREEYDEDYLVPFTMDTVSCFKPIVYQSPLMPPENKPLETTILKKVKHVLFEVDIKTMALHITKVDCMVARILDTSDDMMKGMGVSSGLELLTLPHGHHLRQDLLERFHTMSIMLAVQLLGCTGSADERATLLHRAICLASELKSSLGNLFGFATVMKCLELPQIARLDETWAVLRQKYTESAVLYEKTLRPSMRMMNDGEEISRPIDTTFPHMLPLLSLLERNSVALEESWESADTGVAMVLSHLDAARTIACNGRIFSTNAENKLQGFQEEADVWEVFLTEFQMRLLWGSRGVERNKDERYSKFDEVLTALSNRLELSDSAK
- the sh2d3cb gene encoding SH2 domain containing 3Cb isoform X4, with protein sequence MENSGVYVKFSKETCQLNSPSDKLKQELEQELKLSSCNLSSHGWYHGRIPWEVSESLLQRDGDFLVRDSLTSLGDYVLTCCWNQKALHFLIHKVLLRSYKTYTHVQYFLEEETFDSLPALVQSCVGNKRPLTKQSGAYIYSPVNRTLPLRYLETMFGLPGVENSPVNSPTRQKGRQKKRESITVTEALGIELIRPQSDVVMSFEGTIEQCVAVSSSPIKMSTLARRRQSPSENRKFVIVPSSPVLQKSSEIRLCSSPPENTLIYLEPTEHLLSSITHSHQNSRVANHAKNHLAISQDDLVATNYSIVRHEMQTLDRREEYDEDYLVPFTMDTVSCFKPIVYQSPLMPPENKPLETTILKKVKHVLFEVDIKTMALHITKVDCMVARILDTSDDMMKGMGVSSGLELLTLPHGHHLRQDLLERFHTMSIMLAVQLLGCTGSADERATLLHRAICLASELKSSLGNLFGFATVMKCLELPQIARLDETWAVLRQKYTESAVLYEKTLRPSMRMMNDGEEISRPIDTTFPHMLPLLSLLERNSVALEESWESADTGVAMVLSHLDAARTIACNGRIFSTNAENKLQGFQEEADVWEVFLTEFQMRLLWGSRGVERNKDERYSKFDEVLTALSNRLELSDSAK